One Pseudomonas sp. FP1742 genomic window carries:
- a CDS encoding TolC family outer membrane protein gives MLALANEFVLAQTTAPTSTGVSASTYSTDLMQLYREARLEDPRVLASYAQAKAGQEHQREALGSLLPQVSLNAGQNRIHQESDLVQRSYDSEIYSLVLRQYLYNKAAWENYQKFKSLAKQSESQAQEAQAEATVDLAQRYFAALAAEDELELVKAERQTTQKSLDRVNALYEKQLAMITDQLDLKARVDLLAAQELDAQNQASITREALAEIVGRPVKEKLNRIRDDVQLQVSAQSLESWVREGIEQNPALKANQSGVEAAGAALRSGKGGHYPTVSLTLSAQQTNEGYNNSLAPRTDSYVAGIGVQVPIYSGGSTSARVRGLYQDQIVAEQQLESVQRQVVKEITTAYLTANSSAEKISASRHALASAQLSRVAAEKGLSYGMVNAVDVLTSVRNEFRARRDLLKTQYDFVTNVFTLNRWAGKPPVEGVENVNAWLSPRSSSQNLTSP, from the coding sequence ATGCTTGCACTGGCCAACGAATTTGTCTTGGCGCAAACCACTGCGCCGACATCAACCGGGGTCAGTGCCTCGACGTATTCCACTGATCTCATGCAGTTGTATCGCGAGGCCCGGCTGGAAGATCCGCGAGTATTGGCCTCGTATGCGCAAGCGAAGGCGGGCCAGGAACATCAGCGCGAGGCCCTGGGCTCGCTGTTACCACAGGTGTCGCTCAACGCCGGGCAGAACCGGATTCATCAGGAGAGCGACCTGGTGCAGCGCAGTTACGATAGCGAAATCTACAGCCTGGTGCTGCGTCAGTACCTCTACAACAAGGCCGCGTGGGAGAACTATCAAAAATTCAAAAGCCTGGCCAAGCAATCCGAGTCGCAAGCGCAGGAGGCCCAGGCCGAGGCTACCGTGGACTTGGCCCAGCGTTACTTCGCCGCATTGGCGGCCGAGGATGAGCTGGAGTTGGTGAAGGCGGAGCGTCAAACCACGCAAAAGAGCCTGGACAGGGTCAATGCGTTGTACGAAAAGCAGCTGGCAATGATTACCGATCAGCTCGACCTCAAGGCCCGGGTCGATTTGCTGGCGGCGCAGGAACTGGATGCCCAGAACCAGGCCAGTATCACCCGCGAGGCACTGGCGGAGATCGTCGGCCGACCGGTCAAGGAGAAGCTCAACCGGATTCGCGATGACGTGCAACTACAAGTGTCGGCGCAGAGTCTTGAATCGTGGGTCCGCGAGGGTATAGAGCAAAACCCGGCGCTCAAGGCTAACCAAAGCGGCGTCGAAGCAGCAGGCGCTGCGTTGCGCAGCGGCAAGGGCGGGCACTATCCAACCGTGAGCCTTACGCTGAGCGCGCAGCAGACCAACGAGGGCTACAACAACTCCCTGGCGCCCCGTACCGACAGTTATGTCGCCGGTATTGGCGTGCAAGTGCCGATATACAGCGGCGGTTCAACCTCGGCGCGGGTGCGTGGGCTCTACCAGGATCAGATTGTGGCGGAGCAGCAACTGGAATCAGTCCAGCGCCAGGTGGTCAAGGAGATCACCACCGCTTACCTGACGGCCAACTCGAGCGCAGAAAAGATCAGTGCAAGCCGGCATGCCTTGGCCTCGGCACAGTTGTCCAGAGTGGCGGCAGAGAAAGGACTCAGTTACGGAATGGTCAATGCCGTCGATGTACTGACCAGCGTACGCAACGAATTCCGGGCTCGCCGAGATCTGCTCAAGACGCAATACGACTTCGTCACCAATGTCTTCACGCTCAATCGCTGGGCGGGCAAGCCGCCTGTCGAGGGTGTCGAGAACGTCAATGCCTGGCTGAGCCCCCGCAGCTCCAGCCAAAACCTCACATCCCCCTGA
- a CDS encoding HlyD family type I secretion periplasmic adaptor subunit — protein sequence MNSTMLSHQTDNFADLAVSDRKIRRLGFGIVLMTFGVFGTWAAVAPIDGAAYAPGVVTVQAYRKTVQHLEGGIVKEVLAHDGDIVKQDAPLIILDDAQLRSEYDMTRSQLIAARAMEARLKAERDNLPVIGFDVMADSDSQRGAEARQGETQVFNARRGSRLGQISVLKERIGQLNQQIKGLEAMIGVKGQLNKSYSGEIVELTDMLSQGFVDKQRLLEQQRKLEMVKSELADHRSTITKTRLQINETQLQILQVDKDFNADVAKQLADVQTKIYDLQEKASALEDRLSHIIIRAPESGMVIGMTVHTIGGVVRPATPLLDIVPSVSELVIEAQVAPVDIDRIAIGKRADIRFGAFNSATTPVIEGEVIGVSADRLVNEKTGTSYYLARVRVTEAGVRALGDRKLLPGMPADVLIITGQRTLLQYLMQPARNAISQSMIEE from the coding sequence ATGAACAGTACGATGCTCAGTCATCAAACAGATAACTTCGCCGACCTGGCGGTATCTGATCGAAAGATCCGTCGCCTGGGTTTTGGCATTGTATTGATGACCTTCGGGGTGTTCGGCACCTGGGCGGCGGTCGCACCGATCGATGGCGCGGCTTACGCGCCGGGCGTGGTCACCGTGCAGGCTTACCGCAAAACGGTACAACACCTCGAAGGTGGCATCGTCAAAGAGGTATTGGCCCATGACGGTGACATCGTCAAGCAAGATGCCCCGCTGATTATTCTCGATGATGCCCAACTGCGATCCGAATACGATATGACCCGAAGCCAGCTCATTGCCGCCAGAGCCATGGAGGCAAGACTCAAGGCTGAGCGGGACAATCTGCCAGTAATCGGCTTTGACGTCATGGCCGATTCCGACAGTCAGCGAGGTGCCGAAGCGCGCCAGGGCGAGACCCAGGTATTCAACGCACGACGGGGGTCACGGCTGGGCCAGATATCGGTGCTGAAAGAGCGCATTGGTCAGTTGAATCAACAGATCAAGGGGCTGGAGGCGATGATCGGGGTCAAGGGCCAACTGAATAAATCATACAGCGGTGAAATCGTTGAATTGACCGACATGTTGTCGCAAGGATTCGTCGACAAACAACGTCTGCTTGAGCAGCAGCGCAAGCTTGAAATGGTCAAGTCCGAATTGGCCGACCATCGTTCGACCATCACCAAAACTCGCCTGCAGATCAATGAAACACAGCTGCAGATTCTACAAGTCGATAAAGACTTCAATGCCGATGTCGCCAAACAATTGGCCGATGTCCAGACCAAAATCTACGACCTGCAAGAGAAGGCTTCCGCCCTGGAGGACCGGCTCAGCCATATCATCATCCGCGCACCCGAGTCGGGCATGGTGATTGGCATGACGGTGCATACGATTGGCGGCGTCGTGCGCCCGGCGACGCCTTTGCTGGACATCGTTCCCTCGGTTTCAGAACTGGTCATCGAGGCCCAGGTGGCGCCGGTCGATATCGATCGCATCGCCATCGGCAAGCGTGCCGATATCCGTTTCGGCGCGTTCAATAGTGCGACTACCCCGGTGATCGAAGGCGAGGTCATCGGTGTCTCGGCGGACCGGCTGGTCAACGAAAAGACCGGGACTTCCTATTACCTGGCTCGGGTCCGGGTCACCGAGGCCGGTGTGCGCGCCTTGGGTGATCGAAAATTACTGCCGGGGATGCCCGCGGACGTATTGATCATCACGGGGCAACGCACGCTGTTGCAATACCTGATGCAGCCGGCCCGCAATGCCATCTCTCAATCAATGATCGAGGAATGA
- a CDS encoding LuxR C-terminal-related transcriptional regulator: MTTHIKPISVMLIDCRPLVLMGLHDLINARKPQMEVSGQATTYTKALDLADQLHPDVIFFSFFPDALNPLAVITGLARNAEMKVLVLKGLYETIPVAQAIEAGARGIVLAEEPTESIIRAIVTVHHRDIGLNRSWAVGLSGYAATGRIPLKCNSERAKQARLTLRERELIRAIVGDPSAKYMCIAGRLGISEHTVHNHLSNIYQKLDLINRIDLLMYAQKHGLTNNEEPPESI; encoded by the coding sequence ATGACGACCCACATAAAACCAATAAGCGTGATGCTGATCGACTGTCGTCCCCTCGTTTTGATGGGCCTTCACGATTTGATAAATGCCCGTAAGCCTCAGATGGAAGTGAGCGGCCAGGCCACCACCTATACCAAAGCGCTGGATCTTGCCGATCAGTTGCATCCCGATGTCATTTTTTTCAGTTTCTTTCCGGATGCGCTGAACCCGCTGGCGGTCATCACAGGACTCGCCCGTAACGCCGAAATGAAAGTGCTGGTGCTCAAGGGCCTGTACGAAACCATCCCCGTTGCCCAGGCGATAGAAGCGGGCGCACGCGGCATCGTGCTGGCAGAAGAGCCGACGGAATCGATCATCCGCGCGATCGTCACGGTCCACCATCGCGACATCGGACTGAACAGATCCTGGGCCGTTGGGCTTTCCGGCTATGCCGCGACCGGGCGTATACCCTTGAAATGCAATTCGGAGCGGGCGAAACAGGCGCGGCTGACGCTGCGCGAGAGGGAACTGATTCGCGCCATCGTGGGGGATCCGTCCGCCAAATACATGTGCATCGCCGGGCGCCTGGGCATCAGCGAGCACACCGTGCACAACCACCTCAGTAACATCTATCAAAAGCTTGATCTCATCAACCGCATCGACTTGCTGATGTACGCGCAGAAGCACGGGCTCACCAACAACGAAGAACCACCCGAGTCCATTTGA
- a CDS encoding DUF5801 repeats-in-toxin domain-containing protein, with amino-acid sequence MAIEITSAYVSLDETAGLQNATATPTPAGDADDNDILVASLPSTFSTRLTALGAGTATGAALSGYTGAVGDTGSNAFTTGAPGTITTDISFVDSAGAPLNGLDSGLDTLDGTSIFLYTDTNNNILLGRAGGADGAIVFAAYIEETGSPVSGGKIWTVEYQPLKHPDASNPDDAVNLLNKVFIGATQDLGFSLAGAPSGQNLFLMFTKANPTTEVVNGVTRITDPTIIATGKDPADQSSGANINTGDTINTSQGGGPTTIGTNNQMITEQEGIRFSFVTGARQDVTVPNLSQTEADVESNIDFTGVYNSTSANFDVVQLQGGKSAVVKISAFNTAAEPGANFINGYANDTPVAITNVQVINNSTGLVIENSDGSVNDPTITISFTGGVATLTGIKAGYQIEYTTTSDHNRVLIENGAALDARGDNHADFDIGGFSLRQASTSTAEIGSKMIFEDDGPSVSATGTEPTLTVDETVLTTDATQNFAANFSSAFGADGAGTLTYALGVVAGASGLTDTATGEAVNLSLNGTVVEGRTATTNLLVFTVSVAANGDVTLDQQRAVVHPDATNPDDSTSLSSDNLVTLTATITDKDGDSTQATLNIGQNLVFKDDGPSISTTGTEPTLTVDETVLTTDATQNFAANFTSAFGADGAGTLTYALGVVAGASGLTDTATGEAVNLSLNGTVVEGRTATTNLLVFTVSVAANGDVTLDQQRAVVHPDATNPDDSTSLSSDNLVTLTATVTDKDGDSTQATLNIGQNLVFKDDGPSISTTGSEPTLTVDETVLATDATQNFAANFTSAFGADGAGTLTYALGVVAGASGLTDTATGEAVNLSLNGAVVEGRTATTNLLVFTVSVAANGDVTLDQQRAVVHPDPNNPDDSTSLTSDNLVTLTATITDKDGDSAHATLNIGQNLVFKDDGPSISTTGTEPTLTVDETVLATNDTQSFTANFSSAFGADGAGTLTYALGVVAGGSGLTDTATGEAVNLSLNGAVVEGRTATTNLLVFTVSVAANGDVTLDQQRAVVHPDPNNPDDSTSLTSDNLVTLTATITDKDGDSAHATLNIGQNLVFKDDGPSISTTGTEPTLTVDETVLATDATQNFSANFSSAFGADGAGTLTYALGVVAGGSGLTDTATGEAVNLSLNGNVVEGRTATTNLLVFTVSVAANGDVTLDQQRAVVHPDPTNPDDSTSLTSDDLVTLTATIIDKDGDSAHATLNIGQNLVFEDDGPSISTTGTEPVLTVDETVLATDDTQSFTANFSSAFGADGAGTLTYALGVVAGASGLTDTATGEAVNLSLNGAVVEGRTATTNLLVFTVSVAANGDVTLDQQRAVVHPDPNNPDDAVSLASDDLVKLTATITDKDGDSAHATLNIGQNLVFEDDGPSISTTGTEPVLTVDETVLATNDTKSFTANFSSAFGADGAGTVSYALGVVAGASGLTDTATGEAVNLSLNGGVVQGRTATTNLLVFTVSVAANGDVTLDQLRAVVHPDPNNPDDATSLSADNLVTLIGTVTDKDGDSAHATLNIGQNLVFEDDGPTLAFGNLIGTGSVLPQYGYWDSSAGADGLGAAGLDISLVNNQFTLVRPDNTTTTGTGTLTEQSPSPDANGAYHFAGTLTGDFDNNAATADTSVDYTLTAFANGSYALDLVQGFSSQIVLSSADGALSAGGPDPVRTLLIPETNDPTIPSASEEVVFFTAKALASTADILTGIGLGAPDPTETTLQTNPLPSYIDPRAMNVSTAGIGVANNLFQGDNQAAIGAADESFVINPESLLTSMKVFIDNSVGGYNTATEDLYYRAFYEDGTFSNLIEVNTLTPEAGGQVSFVIESDGTNLIDAVQLTMARGEIKIPTIQFTHETESLASDVKLTFNATLTDKDGDSASSTFDANLFANELDNALFDFTLVGTGGERDAFNVDLSVDENQYQVTGFDANASLRDTLVLNGDQSAVVQSIDTSGADSIVTVAETGGQITTITLVGVDVLSSDIVIGGV; translated from the coding sequence ATGGCTATTGAAATCACCAGCGCGTACGTTTCGCTGGACGAAACGGCCGGGCTACAGAACGCAACCGCCACGCCAACCCCTGCGGGAGATGCTGACGACAACGACATTCTGGTAGCGTCCCTGCCCTCGACTTTCTCTACCCGTTTGACTGCATTGGGTGCAGGTACCGCAACGGGTGCGGCCTTGAGTGGCTATACCGGTGCCGTGGGCGACACGGGCAGTAATGCGTTCACTACTGGCGCGCCCGGCACAATCACTACCGATATCAGCTTCGTCGACAGCGCTGGCGCACCGCTCAATGGACTGGACAGCGGGCTGGATACTCTCGATGGCACCAGCATCTTTCTCTATACCGATACCAACAACAACATCCTTCTGGGCCGAGCCGGGGGCGCAGATGGCGCGATCGTGTTCGCCGCCTATATTGAAGAAACCGGATCGCCGGTCTCGGGCGGCAAGATCTGGACCGTGGAGTACCAACCGCTCAAGCATCCGGACGCCAGCAATCCCGACGATGCTGTCAATTTACTGAATAAGGTGTTCATCGGAGCCACTCAGGACCTGGGATTCAGTCTGGCCGGTGCACCCTCAGGTCAGAACCTCTTCCTGATGTTCACGAAAGCGAACCCGACAACTGAAGTTGTCAATGGTGTCACACGGATCACCGATCCCACCATCATCGCCACCGGCAAGGACCCCGCAGACCAGTCAAGTGGCGCCAACATAAACACTGGCGACACGATCAATACCAGCCAGGGTGGTGGGCCGACCACCATCGGCACCAACAACCAGATGATTACGGAACAGGAAGGCATCCGCTTTTCGTTCGTCACCGGTGCCCGGCAGGATGTGACCGTTCCCAACCTTAGTCAGACCGAGGCCGATGTTGAGTCCAACATCGACTTTACCGGTGTCTACAATTCGACATCGGCCAATTTCGACGTCGTACAGTTGCAAGGCGGCAAGAGTGCCGTGGTAAAAATCAGCGCATTCAACACCGCTGCTGAACCTGGCGCGAATTTCATCAACGGCTATGCGAATGACACGCCGGTTGCCATCACCAATGTTCAAGTCATCAACAATAGCACCGGGCTGGTGATCGAAAACTCCGACGGCTCGGTGAATGATCCGACCATCACCATCAGCTTTACGGGTGGGGTTGCAACACTCACCGGCATTAAAGCCGGCTACCAGATTGAATACACCACGACATCGGATCACAACCGCGTACTCATAGAGAACGGCGCGGCCCTCGACGCCAGAGGCGATAACCACGCCGATTTTGATATCGGCGGCTTCTCGCTACGCCAAGCCTCCACCTCGACCGCCGAAATCGGCTCCAAGATGATCTTCGAAGACGACGGACCGAGCGTCAGTGCGACCGGCACGGAGCCGACGCTGACCGTGGACGAAACGGTACTGACCACCGACGCCACCCAGAACTTTGCCGCCAACTTCAGCTCGGCGTTTGGCGCTGATGGCGCGGGCACATTGACCTATGCACTGGGCGTGGTGGCAGGCGCCTCCGGCCTGACCGACACGGCCACCGGTGAGGCGGTCAACCTGTCGCTCAACGGCACCGTCGTGGAAGGCCGAACGGCCACCACCAACCTGCTGGTGTTCACCGTCAGTGTCGCCGCCAACGGTGACGTCACCCTCGATCAGCAACGGGCGGTGGTGCATCCCGACGCGACCAATCCGGACGATTCGACGAGCCTGAGCTCGGACAACCTGGTAACGCTGACGGCAACCATCACCGACAAGGACGGCGATAGCACCCAGGCGACCCTGAACATCGGGCAAAACCTGGTGTTCAAGGATGATGGCCCGAGCATCAGCACCACCGGTACGGAACCGACGCTGACGGTCGACGAAACGGTACTGACGACCGACGCCACCCAGAACTTTGCCGCCAACTTCACCTCGGCGTTTGGCGCTGATGGCGCGGGCACATTAACCTATGCACTGGGCGTGGTGGCAGGTGCCTCCGGCCTGACCGATACCGCCACCGGTGAAGCCGTCAATCTGTCGCTCAACGGCACCGTCGTGGAAGGCCGAACGGCCACCACCAACCTGCTGGTGTTCACGGTCAGCGTCGCCGCCAACGGTGACGTCACCCTCGACCAGCAACGGGCCGTGGTGCATCCCGACGCGACCAACCCGGATGATTCGACGAGCCTGAGCTCGGACAACCTGGTAACGCTGACGGCAACCGTCACCGACAAGGACGGCGATAGCACCCAGGCGACCCTGAACATCGGGCAGAACCTGGTGTTCAAGGATGACGGCCCAAGCATCAGCACCACCGGCAGCGAGCCAACGCTGACCGTAGACGAAACGGTGCTGGCGACCGATGCCACCCAGAACTTCGCCGCCAACTTCACCTCGGCGTTTGGCGCTGACGGTGCGGGCACGCTGACCTATGCGTTGGGCGTGGTGGCCGGTGCCTCCGGGCTGACGGATACGGCCACCGGTGAGGCCGTCAACCTGTCACTCAACGGCGCCGTAGTCGAAGGCCGCACGGCCACCACCAACCTGCTGGTGTTCACCGTCAGCGTCGCTGCTAATGGCGACGTCACCCTCGACCAGCAACGGGCGGTGGTGCATCCCGATCCAAACAACCCCGATGATTCGACGAGCCTGACCTCGGACAACCTGGTAACGCTGACAGCGACCATCACCGACAAGGATGGCGACAGTGCCCATGCGACCCTCAACATCGGGCAGAACCTGGTGTTCAAGGACGACGGACCGAGCATCAGCACCACTGGCACGGAACCAACGTTGACGGTCGACGAAACGGTGCTGGCGACCAACGACACCCAGAGCTTTACCGCCAACTTCAGCTCGGCGTTTGGTGCTGATGGTGCGGGCACGCTGACCTACGCGCTGGGCGTGGTGGCGGGCGGCTCCGGCCTGACCGACACGGCGACCGGTGAAGCCGTCAACCTGTCGCTCAACGGCGCCGTCGTGGAAGGCCGCACGGCCACCACCAACCTGCTGGTGTTCACCGTCAGTGTCGCCGCCAACGGTGACGTCACCCTCGACCAGCAACGGGCGGTTGTGCATCCCGATCCAAACAACCCGGATGATTCGACGAGCCTGACCTCGGACAACCTGGTAACGCTGACAGCGACCATCACCGACAAGGATGGCGACAGTGCCCATGCGACCCTCAACATCGGGCAGAACCTGGTGTTCAAGGACGACGGACCGAGCATCAGCACCACTGGCACGGAACCAACGTTGACGGTCGACGAAACGGTGCTGGCGACCGACGCCACCCAGAACTTCTCCGCCAACTTCAGCTCGGCGTTTGGCGCTGATGGCGCAGGCACATTGACCTATGCCCTGGGCGTGGTGGCGGGCGGCTCCGGGCTGACCGACACGGCGACCGGTGAGGCCGTCAACCTGTCGCTCAACGGCAACGTGGTCGAAGGCCGCACGGCCACCACCAACCTGCTGGTGTTCACCGTCAGCGTGGCGGCTAATGGCGACGTCACCCTCGACCAGCAACGGGCTGTCGTGCATCCCGACCCAACCAATCCGGATGATTCGACGAGCCTGACCTCGGACGATCTGGTGACCCTGACAGCGACCATCATCGACAAGGATGGCGACAGTGCCCATGCGACCCTCAACATCGGGCAGAACCTGGTGTTCGAGGATGACGGCCCCAGCATCAGCACCACCGGTACGGAACCGGTGCTGACGGTGGACGAGACCGTACTGGCGACCGACGATACCCAGAGCTTTACCGCCAACTTCAGCTCGGCGTTTGGCGCTGATGGCGCGGGCACACTGACCTATGCACTGGGCGTGGTGGCGGGTGCTTCCGGCCTGACGGATACGGCCACCGGTGAAGCCGTCAACCTGTCGCTCAACGGCGCCGTGGTCGAAGGCCGCACGGCCACCACCAACCTGCTGGTGTTCACCGTCAGCGTCGCCGCCAACGGTGACGTCACCCTCGACCAGCAACGGGCCGTGGTGCATCCCGATCCAAACAATCCCGATGATGCGGTGAGTCTGGCCTCGGACGATCTGGTGAAACTGACGGCGACCATCACCGACAAGGATGGCGACAGCGCCCACGCCACCCTCAACATCGGACAGAACCTGGTGTTCGAGGACGACGGACCAAGCATCAGCACCACCGGCACGGAACCGGTGCTGACGGTGGACGAAACGGTACTGGCCACCAACGATACCAAGAGCTTTACCGCCAACTTCAGCTCGGCGTTTGGTGCTGACGGTGCGGGCACGGTGAGCTATGCGCTGGGCGTGGTGGCGGGTGCCTCCGGGCTGACCGATACGGCCACCGGTGAGGCGGTGAACCTGTCGCTCAACGGCGGTGTGGTACAAGGCCGTACGGCCACCACCAACCTGCTGGTGTTCACCGTCAGCGTCGCCGCCAACGGTGACGTCACCCTCGACCAGCTCCGCGCAGTAGTGCATCCCGATCCAAACAATCCGGATGATGCGACGAGTCTGTCGGCGGACAACCTGGTGACACTGATAGGGACCGTCACCGACAAGGACGGCGACAGTGCCCACGCCACCCTGAACATCGGGCAGAACCTGGTGTTCGAGGACGACGGCCCAACCCTCGCGTTCGGCAACCTGATCGGGACCGGTAGCGTCCTTCCACAATACGGCTACTGGGATAGCTCGGCCGGCGCCGACGGGCTGGGTGCGGCGGGTCTGGATATCTCGTTGGTGAATAACCAGTTCACCCTCGTCAGGCCAGACAACACGACCACGACCGGCACCGGCACGCTCACCGAGCAATCGCCTTCACCGGACGCCAATGGCGCGTACCACTTCGCAGGGACGTTGACCGGCGATTTCGACAATAACGCCGCCACGGCGGATACCAGCGTCGACTACACGCTGACCGCGTTTGCCAACGGCAGCTATGCACTGGATCTGGTGCAAGGCTTCAGTTCGCAGATCGTGCTCAGTAGTGCCGACGGCGCGCTCAGTGCCGGCGGTCCGGACCCTGTGCGCACATTGTTGATTCCGGAGACGAATGACCCGACTATTCCTTCGGCATCCGAGGAGGTTGTGTTCTTTACCGCGAAGGCGCTTGCGTCGACTGCGGACATCCTGACCGGCATCGGGCTCGGAGCACCCGACCCGACCGAAACCACGCTACAGACCAACCCCCTGCCGTCGTACATCGACCCCAGGGCCATGAACGTCAGCACGGCCGGCATCGGCGTCGCCAATAACCTGTTCCAGGGAGACAACCAGGCGGCAATCGGCGCAGCAGATGAAAGTTTCGTCATCAATCCGGAGAGCCTGCTGACGAGCATGAAGGTCTTCATCGACAACTCCGTGGGGGGTTACAACACGGCGACCGAGGACTTGTACTACAGGGCCTTCTACGAGGATGGCACGTTCTCGAACCTGATCGAGGTGAACACCCTGACGCCGGAGGCCGGCGGCCAGGTGTCCTTCGTCATTGAGAGCGATGGCACCAATCTGATCGACGCTGTTCAGCTCACGATGGCCCGGGGCGAGATCAAGATCCCGACGATCCAGTTCACTCATGAGACCGAGAGCCTGGCCAGCGATGTCAAGCTGACGTTCAACGCGACGCTGACGGACAAGGATGGGGACTCGGCGTCGAGTACGTTTGACGCCAACCTGTTCGCCAACGAACTGGACAACGCCCTCTTCGACTTCACGCTGGTTGGCACGGGTGGTGAGCGGGATGCCTTCAACGTCGATTTGTCAGTCGATGAGAACCAGTACCAGGTCACCGGCTTCGATGCGAACGCAAGCCTGCGAGACACGCTGGTGCTCAACGGCGACCAGAGCGCCGTTGTCCAATCGATCGACACCAGCGGCGCAGACAGCATCGTGACGGTTGCCGAAACGGGCGGACAAATCACGACCATCACCTTGGTCGGGGTCGACGTTCTGAGTAGCGACATAGTGATTGGCGGCGTCTGA